Proteins encoded in a region of the Haloarcula sp. CBA1129 genome:
- a CDS encoding divalent metal cation transporter yields MSSTETVDSSAVSKGTIGDYVEAMGPSWIAGAIAAGPATIASLVTAGGAFGYSLLWVVVLSAGAGALAQYLAMRLGLLTERGIVAVVEDYIGETWAWLLVGDAVLAAGVAQLVIMKTVATVSATVTGIDARIWGVAWALLLAAGLAGGGYRFLELAAKVLVLLVVVAFVASLFVVPIDAGAAVAGLVPTVPSGSALVAAGILGGAVHITLITMHSYTMRARGWTREDYDLATVDVGASMLVAFGVYSLAIFLVTASVLTSGDLTTVGAAEALGPLVGDSARWLFLLGLWGAAVSTLGGNTIVPPFLLADKLGWGTTIEDSRYRGLLVAVALLSAPGAFIGGNVLGQLVLVLALGTVGTPFVIAIVLYLLNSDAVPESNSLLANVGGLALITVSGGLAANFVVEQLGGGIGPLSGFVLAFAVALGLAMVGLGGKFLREERLA; encoded by the coding sequence ATGAGTTCGACCGAAACCGTCGACAGTTCGGCTGTGAGCAAGGGGACAATCGGTGACTACGTCGAAGCGATGGGGCCGTCTTGGATTGCGGGCGCAATCGCCGCCGGCCCGGCCACGATTGCCAGTCTCGTCACTGCGGGCGGCGCGTTCGGCTACAGCCTCCTGTGGGTCGTCGTCCTCTCGGCGGGTGCGGGAGCGCTGGCACAGTATCTCGCGATGCGGCTGGGACTGCTGACCGAGCGGGGGATCGTCGCCGTCGTCGAGGACTATATCGGGGAAACGTGGGCGTGGCTGCTGGTCGGCGACGCAGTGCTTGCGGCCGGCGTGGCACAACTGGTAATCATGAAGACCGTCGCCACGGTGTCGGCGACAGTAACGGGAATCGACGCACGTATCTGGGGCGTCGCTTGGGCGCTTCTCCTCGCAGCGGGACTGGCTGGCGGCGGCTACCGGTTCCTCGAACTGGCCGCGAAAGTCCTTGTTCTGCTGGTCGTCGTCGCGTTCGTCGCCAGCCTGTTCGTCGTTCCCATCGACGCCGGCGCGGCGGTGGCCGGACTGGTACCGACGGTTCCGTCCGGGAGCGCGCTGGTCGCGGCCGGTATCCTCGGTGGCGCGGTCCACATCACGCTCATCACGATGCACTCCTACACGATGCGAGCCCGGGGCTGGACTCGCGAGGACTACGACCTCGCGACGGTCGACGTGGGGGCGTCCATGCTGGTGGCGTTCGGGGTCTACAGCCTCGCCATCTTTCTGGTGACGGCGAGCGTGCTCACCTCCGGCGACCTCACGACAGTCGGCGCTGCGGAGGCGCTTGGCCCGCTGGTCGGCGACAGCGCCCGCTGGCTGTTCCTGCTCGGGCTCTGGGGTGCGGCCGTGTCGACGCTCGGCGGTAACACTATCGTCCCACCGTTCCTGCTCGCCGACAAGCTCGGCTGGGGCACCACTATCGAGGACAGCCGCTACCGCGGACTGCTCGTCGCCGTGGCGCTGCTGTCCGCACCCGGCGCGTTCATCGGCGGGAACGTGTTGGGCCAGCTCGTTCTCGTGCTCGCGCTCGGCACCGTCGGCACGCCCTTTGTCATCGCGATCGTCCTCTATCTCCTGAACTCCGACGCGGTCCCGGAGTCGAACTCGCTACTGGCTAACGTCGGTGGACTTGCACTGATCACTGTTTCGGGTGGGCTCGCCGCGAACTTCGTCGTCGAACAGCTCGGCGGCGGTATCGGTCCGCTCTCCGGGTTCGTACTGGCCTTTGCCGTCGCGCTCGGGCTCGCCATGGTCGGCCTCGGCGGGAAGTTCCTGCGGGAGGAACGCCTCGCGTGA
- the pdhA gene encoding pyruvate dehydrogenase (acetyl-transferring) E1 component subunit alpha, with protein sequence MSHDVLNRAPDDRIQALDADGEIVDPDLIPDLSDEALVSMYRDMRFARQFDERLISLQRQGRLGTYSSLAGQEGSQIGSTYALADEDTIFYQYREHGALVARGLPWEYVLYWMGHEAGNAAIGDVNVFPLNISIGAHLPHAVGWSWAAKRKGDERAGVVHFGDGATSEGDFHEAMNFAGVFETPTVFVCNNNQWAISVPRERQTASQTLAQKADAYGFDGVQVDGMDPLATYTVTEAARERAVGADGGAQEPIFIEAVQYRFGAHTTADDPDVYRDEADVEAWRERDPLDRMEQFLRNCNLLDDEKIDVMDDTINEQLGEIIDNAEAHAADPTDLFADVYAESTQNIDEQREYFEDLRERHGDDALLESE encoded by the coding sequence ATGTCACACGACGTTCTCAATCGGGCTCCCGACGACCGCATACAGGCGCTCGATGCAGACGGTGAGATCGTCGACCCGGACCTTATCCCGGACCTCTCCGACGAGGCGCTGGTGTCGATGTACCGCGATATGCGCTTTGCCCGCCAGTTCGACGAGCGGCTGATAAGCCTCCAGCGCCAAGGCCGACTCGGCACGTACTCGTCGCTCGCCGGTCAGGAGGGGTCACAGATCGGGTCGACGTACGCGCTGGCCGATGAGGATACGATTTTCTATCAGTACCGAGAACACGGTGCGCTCGTCGCCCGCGGGCTCCCTTGGGAGTACGTCCTCTACTGGATGGGCCACGAGGCGGGTAACGCCGCCATCGGCGACGTGAACGTGTTCCCGCTGAACATCTCTATCGGCGCGCACCTCCCTCACGCTGTCGGGTGGTCGTGGGCGGCAAAGCGCAAGGGCGACGAGCGGGCCGGCGTCGTCCACTTCGGCGACGGAGCCACCAGCGAGGGGGACTTCCACGAGGCGATGAACTTCGCTGGCGTGTTCGAGACGCCGACAGTGTTCGTCTGCAACAACAACCAGTGGGCCATCTCCGTGCCGCGGGAGCGCCAGACCGCCAGCCAGACGCTGGCCCAGAAGGCCGACGCGTACGGCTTCGACGGCGTGCAGGTCGACGGCATGGACCCGCTTGCGACCTACACTGTTACCGAGGCCGCCCGGGAACGGGCCGTGGGTGCCGACGGCGGGGCGCAGGAACCCATCTTCATTGAGGCCGTCCAGTACCGCTTCGGCGCGCACACGACCGCCGACGACCCAGACGTGTACCGGGACGAGGCGGACGTCGAGGCGTGGCGCGAGCGCGACCCGCTGGACCGCATGGAGCAGTTCCTCAGAAACTGCAATCTGCTAGACGACGAGAAGATAGACGTGATGGACGACACCATCAACGAGCAACTCGGCGAGATTATCGACAACGCCGAAGCACACGCCGCCGACCCGACGGACCTCTTCGCCGACGTGTACGCGGAATCGACCCAGAACATCGACGAGCAGCGCGAGTACTTCGAGGACCTTCGTGAGCGCCACGGCGACGACGCGCTGCTTGAGTCCGAGTAG
- a CDS encoding sugar phosphate isomerase/epimerase, whose protein sequence is MNLVGKCPPSPAKLNAAADRGFDSVELYLRPADLDDIAATAATVEQSPVSAASVHTLHARPDDPEPFRQSDALAQRLDAYLVVHSQYAQHTHTGLLDSYDFTAPYGYENNPGMSVYSLQNLLLDRGHDLVLDTAHLFMAEPTYLDALSGLLREYGDQIQVVHFTDGTSLEDGLAFGDGDIPLERTAEVLAAHFDGAVVLEVMPDYQADARRHVLEWLD, encoded by the coding sequence ATGAACCTTGTCGGCAAGTGCCCGCCGAGCCCAGCCAAGCTTAACGCCGCGGCCGACCGGGGCTTTGACAGCGTGGAACTCTATCTCAGACCGGCGGACCTCGACGACATAGCGGCTACAGCGGCGACCGTCGAACAATCACCCGTCTCCGCGGCGTCAGTCCACACACTTCATGCCCGCCCGGACGACCCGGAGCCGTTCCGTCAGAGCGATGCACTTGCCCAGCGACTCGACGCCTATCTCGTGGTCCACAGCCAGTACGCCCAGCATACGCACACCGGCCTGCTTGACAGCTACGACTTCACCGCGCCGTACGGCTACGAGAACAACCCCGGTATGAGCGTCTATTCCCTTCAGAATCTCTTGCTGGACCGCGGCCACGACCTCGTTCTCGATACGGCCCACCTGTTCATGGCCGAGCCGACGTATCTCGATGCGCTTTCGGGGTTGCTCCGGGAGTACGGCGACCAGATTCAGGTCGTTCACTTCACCGACGGCACGTCGCTGGAAGACGGGCTGGCGTTCGGCGACGGCGACATCCCGCTCGAACGGACCGCCGAGGTGCTCGCCGCCCATTTCGACGGAGCTGTCGTCCTCGAAGTGATGCCCGACTATCAGGCCGACGCCCGTCGGCACGTGCTGGAGTGGCTTGACTAA
- a CDS encoding thiamine ABC transporter substrate binding subunit, translated as MDRRSFLTAAGATVSVSFAGCAGLGGSDAASTEASSTGEATANGTATGDAGGAEETLVVGTYSAFVDSPSTSPGAWVKQRFEEEFDARLIWQTPSNEVNHYIERRNAGVDIEADMYLGLNTDHLVRVDENLDGGLFADVGDVAGQDDIKSGLQFDPDGRAIPYDTGYISLVFNGTATTAPATFDGLLAEEHAGDLITQNPASSATGRAFLLHTVKQFGPDGYLDYWSDLQANDVRVLGSWSDAYSAWSGGEAPMVVSYSTDQVFADRNDANMEKHQIRFLNDQGYANPEGMAVFEGADTPDLAREFMGFLLRPEIQGEIAVRNVQFPATESAELPEDYAELAQEPPEPVTFGYDELKGSVSGWISDWERQFASN; from the coding sequence ATGGATAGACGTTCGTTCCTGACAGCGGCCGGCGCGACAGTGTCCGTCTCGTTTGCCGGCTGTGCCGGACTGGGCGGCAGCGACGCGGCGAGCACTGAGGCGTCGAGTACCGGTGAGGCAACTGCGAACGGAACAGCCACTGGCGATGCCGGCGGTGCCGAGGAGACGCTCGTTGTCGGCACCTACAGCGCGTTCGTCGACTCGCCGTCGACGAGTCCGGGCGCGTGGGTGAAACAGCGCTTCGAAGAAGAGTTCGACGCCCGCCTGATTTGGCAGACGCCGAGCAACGAGGTCAACCACTACATCGAGCGCCGGAACGCCGGCGTCGACATTGAGGCCGACATGTATCTCGGGCTGAACACGGACCATCTCGTCCGGGTCGACGAGAACCTCGACGGCGGGCTGTTCGCCGACGTCGGTGACGTGGCCGGGCAGGACGACATCAAGTCTGGCCTGCAGTTCGATCCCGACGGCCGGGCGATTCCCTACGACACCGGCTACATCAGTCTGGTGTTCAACGGGACGGCAACCACAGCGCCGGCGACGTTCGATGGCCTGCTGGCCGAGGAACACGCCGGCGACCTCATCACGCAGAACCCCGCCAGTTCCGCGACCGGGCGGGCGTTCCTGCTGCACACGGTCAAGCAGTTCGGGCCCGACGGCTATCTGGACTACTGGAGCGACCTGCAAGCTAACGACGTTCGGGTCCTCGGTTCGTGGAGTGACGCCTACAGCGCGTGGTCGGGCGGCGAAGCGCCGATGGTCGTCTCTTACTCCACCGATCAGGTGTTTGCCGACCGCAACGACGCGAACATGGAGAAACACCAGATCCGATTCCTGAACGATCAGGGCTACGCTAACCCGGAGGGGATGGCGGTCTTCGAGGGGGCAGACACCCCCGACCTCGCGCGGGAGTTCATGGGCTTCCTGCTGCGCCCGGAGATTCAGGGTGAAATCGCCGTCCGGAACGTCCAGTTCCCGGCGACCGAATCCGCCGAGCTCCCCGAGGACTACGCCGAACTGGCTCAGGAACCCCCGGAGCCAGTCACCTTCGGCTACGACGAGCTCAAGGGCTCCGTCTCGGGCTGGATCTCCGACTGGGAGCGGCAGTTCGCTTCGAACTAA
- a CDS encoding iron ABC transporter permease, whose amino-acid sequence MARDLGGGGDGGGSTDGEEPTETADRTPSGRGRAIRNSVDRWALSALATATIALLLGIFYYPVATVFIDSVLVDGRWTVQVFVSILQDPFYLGEPARLLAGESIGAVVESVLSPDRRLGVIGFTAYQAALSTVASVALGLPAAYLLARFEFPGRRTLRSLTILPFVLPSIMVAVGFVATFGRNGTLNAVLGALGLGGVDLLFTLEAVIVAHAFYNAPLVARVTTAAWESVDASAVETARSLGASPFRAFRDVVAPQLYPSVLMGAALTFVFTFSTFPIVLALGGFQLATVEVFVYRLIRDLEYAEAAALALLELGISLGLLYAYLRYEARHTVRSRGIRPLPRRPLTPPSLSVRELLPRMGLAVYGVVALAVFVAPIASMVLASVSGPEGLTLANYQFLIDRQTTGASFQVQPWDAVRNSLLFGIASLAVALPMGVVVAVLTTRDYRGRKLVDAVAMAPLAVSGIVVGLGLLRGLVFGIEIGGTRLAVGGGLAIVAAHAVAGYPFVVRTVAPGLESIDHTLVESARALGAPRARALVDIELPLVWPAVVAGAAFAFAISIGEFSATIVLASGTNQFTMPIAIERFIGRRLGPATAMGVVLLVVTSASFLLIDRLGGDDVGF is encoded by the coding sequence GTGGCCCGAGATCTCGGCGGCGGTGGCGATGGCGGCGGTAGTACTGACGGCGAGGAGCCGACAGAGACAGCGGACCGCACACCCAGCGGACGGGGGCGAGCTATCCGCAACAGCGTCGACCGCTGGGCGCTCTCCGCGCTTGCGACAGCGACCATCGCGCTGTTGCTCGGCATCTTCTACTACCCGGTGGCGACGGTGTTCATCGACAGCGTTCTCGTGGACGGCCGCTGGACGGTGCAGGTGTTCGTCTCGATACTGCAGGACCCGTTTTATCTCGGGGAGCCGGCGCGGTTGCTCGCGGGTGAATCGATTGGTGCAGTCGTCGAAAGTGTCCTGTCGCCGGACCGACGGTTGGGGGTCATCGGCTTCACGGCGTACCAAGCGGCGCTGTCGACCGTCGCCAGCGTTGCCCTCGGACTGCCGGCGGCGTATCTGCTGGCCCGGTTCGAGTTCCCCGGACGGCGGACGCTCCGGTCGCTGACGATTCTCCCGTTCGTCCTCCCGTCGATAATGGTCGCCGTCGGCTTCGTCGCCACGTTCGGCCGGAACGGAACGCTCAACGCCGTCCTCGGCGCGCTCGGCCTCGGGGGCGTCGACCTCCTGTTCACGCTGGAGGCCGTTATCGTCGCCCACGCCTTCTACAACGCCCCACTTGTCGCACGGGTGACCACCGCCGCGTGGGAGTCCGTCGACGCCAGCGCGGTCGAGACGGCGCGGAGCCTCGGCGCGAGCCCTTTCCGGGCGTTTCGCGATGTGGTCGCCCCGCAGCTGTACCCGTCGGTACTGATGGGCGCGGCACTGACGTTCGTGTTCACCTTCAGCACGTTCCCCATCGTCCTCGCGCTCGGCGGCTTCCAGTTGGCGACCGTCGAGGTGTTCGTCTACCGCCTCATCCGCGATCTGGAGTACGCGGAAGCGGCCGCGCTCGCCCTGCTGGAACTCGGCATCTCGCTGGGGCTGCTGTACGCCTATCTCCGGTACGAGGCGCGCCACACCGTGCGGTCGCGCGGGATTCGACCGCTCCCGCGGCGGCCGCTGACCCCGCCGTCGCTCTCGGTCCGTGAACTGCTCCCCCGAATGGGGCTCGCCGTCTACGGCGTCGTTGCGCTGGCGGTGTTTGTCGCGCCGATAGCGAGCATGGTTCTCGCCAGCGTTAGCGGGCCGGAGGGGCTGACGCTAGCAAACTATCAGTTCCTCATCGACCGGCAGACGACCGGCGCGTCGTTTCAGGTCCAACCGTGGGACGCGGTCAGGAATTCGCTTTTGTTCGGCATCGCCTCGCTCGCCGTTGCCCTCCCGATGGGCGTCGTCGTGGCCGTGCTGACGACGCGGGACTATCGGGGCCGAAAGCTCGTCGACGCCGTCGCGATGGCTCCCCTCGCCGTGTCGGGCATCGTCGTCGGTCTCGGCCTGCTTCGGGGCCTCGTCTTCGGCATCGAAATCGGCGGCACCCGTCTCGCCGTTGGCGGCGGCCTCGCCATCGTCGCCGCTCACGCCGTCGCCGGCTACCCGTTCGTCGTTCGGACGGTTGCGCCCGGCCTCGAAAGTATCGATCACACGCTGGTCGAGTCCGCCCGTGCGCTCGGTGCACCGCGCGCCAGAGCACTCGTCGACATCGAACTCCCGCTGGTGTGGCCCGCCGTCGTCGCCGGGGCCGCCTTCGCGTTCGCTATCTCAATCGGGGAGTTCTCGGCGACGATTGTACTTGCCTCCGGGACGAACCAGTTCACGATGCCCATCGCAATCGAGCGGTTCATCGGCCGCCGGCTCGGCCCCGCGACGGCGATGGGCGTCGTCCTGCTCGTGGTCACCAGCGCGAGCTTCCTGCTCATCGACCGACTCGGAGGTGACGACGTTGGGTTCTAA
- a CDS encoding ABC transporter ATP-binding protein produces MGSKESPSDSTAVDRNGTPAVELDGVTRRYGETTAVEDLSLSVQEGEFFTLVGPSGCGKTTTLRLIAGFEDPTRGTVRFGGESVTGVPPEDRDVGVVFQNYALFPHMTVGENVAYGLQFSDPPDGGSDESRVRDLLELVDLGGMVDRDPDTLSGGQQQRVAMARALAPGPDVLLLDEPMSALDAKLRERLRVQVREIQQELGITTIYVTHDQEEALAVSDRVAVMRDGTPEQVAPPRTIYHEPATEFVATFVGDNNVLSGAVTAVRSPDASDGAGNGSGQSVADVTVEDITLSVALNGDSGPESAVSSGDQLTFCVRPERLSVEADRNALTASVTSAEFLGDTTRVHLDWAGRELLLRAEDPPTGTVTVGFAPTDAHIVDK; encoded by the coding sequence TTGGGTTCTAAGGAGTCGCCGTCGGACAGTACTGCCGTGGACCGGAACGGCACGCCGGCCGTCGAACTCGACGGCGTCACCAGACGCTACGGTGAGACGACCGCCGTCGAGGACCTGTCGCTCTCCGTGCAAGAAGGCGAGTTCTTTACGCTTGTCGGTCCCTCCGGCTGCGGGAAGACGACGACGCTCCGGCTCATCGCCGGCTTCGAGGACCCGACGCGGGGCACGGTCCGGTTCGGCGGCGAGTCCGTCACCGGCGTCCCGCCGGAGGACCGCGACGTGGGCGTCGTCTTCCAGAACTACGCGCTGTTCCCGCACATGACCGTCGGGGAGAACGTCGCCTACGGGCTCCAGTTCTCCGACCCACCCGATGGCGGCAGCGACGAGTCGCGGGTCCGCGACCTGCTGGAACTGGTCGACCTCGGCGGCATGGTGGACCGCGATCCCGACACGCTCTCCGGCGGCCAGCAACAGCGGGTGGCGATGGCCCGTGCGCTGGCTCCCGGTCCCGACGTGCTCTTGCTCGACGAGCCGATGAGTGCTCTCGATGCGAAGCTCCGGGAACGGTTGCGTGTGCAGGTCCGCGAGATACAGCAGGAACTGGGAATCACCACGATATACGTCACCCACGATCAGGAGGAGGCGCTGGCCGTCTCAGACCGCGTGGCGGTCATGCGCGACGGGACGCCGGAACAGGTCGCGCCACCGCGGACCATCTACCACGAGCCGGCGACGGAGTTCGTCGCCACCTTCGTCGGTGACAACAACGTTCTCAGCGGCGCGGTGACAGCAGTGCGGTCGCCTGATGCCTCTGACGGCGCTGGCAATGGGAGCGGACAATCAGTCGCCGACGTGACTGTCGAAGACATCACGCTCTCGGTAGCCCTGAACGGCGACAGTGGCCCGGAGTCAGCCGTCTCATCCGGCGACCAGCTTACCTTCTGTGTGCGGCCGGAGCGACTCTCCGTCGAGGCCGACCGAAACGCGCTGACGGCGTCGGTCACGAGCGCGGAGTTCCTCGGGGACACGACGCGCGTGCATCTCGACTGGGCGGGCCGAGAACTCCTGTTACGAGCCGAAGACCCACCGACCGGCACCGTGACAGTCGGCTTTGCCCCGACGGACGCACACATTGTCGATAAATAG
- the nhaC gene encoding Na+/H+ antiporter NhaC, which translates to MVEFEPRLFDDIDPSERPSLGAALVPIAGMIVFLSVGLIAFDLDPQFPLFWGIAFTGLFARYHLGLSWDDLYDGIASSLLMGMRVILIMFTVYALIASWIQAGTIPSLMYFGLELFTPTVFLPVAAILSAIISFAVGSSWTTAGTLGVALIGIGSGLGISEPMTAGAILSGAYTGDKQSPLSDTTNLAAAVTDTDLYEHINAMRAGTLAAFTIAVLLYAGLGLRAAGAIPADRVASIQTAIESTYVVSPLVFLPVVVTFGLALRGIPALPTLGTGVFAGVATSMLVQGTGFGAAWSAAQSGTAPETGMELVNGLLESGGLTGGAWIVTIAIAALALGGLLERAGVLAVLSHHLGRLCHSVASLTGVTAVSAISMNILAAEQYVSIVVPGMTLGNLYNEQGLKSQNLSRAIEASGTTTSALIPWSSGGLFMAGTLGVPTLEYAPYYFFGFLSPLVLLFMGVTGWQIVYADRADAQDTAAKSGGAGSVTAGED; encoded by the coding sequence ATGGTCGAGTTCGAACCCCGACTGTTCGACGACATCGACCCATCTGAGCGACCGTCGCTGGGTGCCGCGCTCGTGCCAATCGCGGGAATGATCGTGTTCCTCAGTGTGGGCCTCATTGCCTTCGATCTGGACCCACAGTTCCCGCTGTTCTGGGGGATTGCGTTCACCGGCCTGTTCGCACGGTATCACCTCGGGCTGTCGTGGGATGACCTGTACGACGGCATTGCCAGTAGCCTGCTCATGGGGATGCGGGTGATTCTCATCATGTTCACCGTCTACGCGCTCATCGCGTCGTGGATTCAGGCGGGCACGATTCCCAGCCTGATGTACTTCGGTTTAGAGCTGTTCACGCCGACAGTGTTTCTCCCAGTAGCGGCAATCCTCTCAGCTATTATTTCCTTTGCCGTGGGTTCGTCTTGGACGACAGCCGGGACGCTCGGGGTGGCACTCATCGGTATCGGTTCGGGGCTGGGCATCTCGGAACCGATGACTGCCGGTGCGATTCTCAGCGGGGCCTACACGGGAGACAAACAGTCCCCGCTTTCGGATACGACGAACCTCGCCGCCGCAGTGACGGACACCGACCTGTACGAGCACATCAACGCGATGCGGGCCGGCACGCTCGCCGCGTTCACGATTGCCGTCCTCCTGTACGCCGGCCTCGGGCTGCGGGCCGCCGGGGCCATTCCTGCTGACCGCGTCGCGTCCATCCAGACGGCAATCGAGAGCACGTACGTCGTCTCGCCGCTCGTGTTTCTGCCAGTGGTTGTGACCTTTGGACTTGCGCTACGCGGCATCCCCGCGCTGCCGACCCTCGGAACTGGGGTCTTCGCGGGCGTTGCGACGTCGATGCTCGTACAGGGAACCGGATTCGGTGCAGCTTGGTCGGCGGCACAGTCCGGGACAGCGCCGGAGACGGGCATGGAACTCGTGAACGGACTTCTGGAGAGTGGCGGACTGACCGGCGGCGCGTGGATCGTGACAATCGCGATTGCCGCACTCGCGCTGGGTGGCCTGCTCGAACGTGCTGGCGTGCTCGCGGTACTTTCCCACCATCTCGGGCGACTCTGCCACAGCGTCGCGAGCCTGACAGGCGTGACCGCTGTTTCCGCGATTTCGATGAATATTCTCGCGGCGGAACAGTACGTGAGTATCGTGGTGCCGGGGATGACGCTCGGTAATCTGTACAACGAACAGGGGCTCAAGAGCCAGAATCTCTCCCGGGCCATCGAAGCGTCAGGAACGACGACGAGTGCGCTTATCCCGTGGAGCAGCGGCGGACTGTTCATGGCCGGAACGCTCGGCGTCCCGACGCTGGAATACGCCCCGTACTACTTCTTCGGCTTTCTCTCGCCGCTCGTGTTGCTGTTCATGGGCGTCACCGGCTGGCAGATCGTCTACGCGGACCGCGCTGACGCCCAAGACACGGCCGCGAAGTCCGGCGGTGCCGGGTCAGTGACGGCGGGCGAGGACTAA
- a CDS encoding L-aspartate oxidase, whose product MTPQKPFADGEQAADSRASNAGPAVDYETVSVPVLVVGAGAAGARVAIGLAENGVEPLVIGKRDHGDAHTTWAAGGINASLGSLDPEDDWTIHAADTLDEGHFINDPKAVELTAKHMPDRIRELDDWGMPFDRTDEGKINQRYFGAQSFRRTCFVGDRTGEAMLNTLVDKAQSLEIPYRDNVMITRLLSDGDRVYGAAGYDMESGEFILFESDHVVLAAGGSSALYNRHSSRDEENNGDGPALALDAGASLMDMEFVQFHPTGMVGDRYGEDWDGRLVTEAVRGEGGRLLNADGERFMEEYSPDQMELDARDVVARAIAQELREGRGTENGGVYLDISHRDDEYIKSRLPRMYERFMDLGVDITEKPMEVAPTAHYSMGGVDIDFETGETGVDGLYAVGETVAGVHGANRLGGNSLAETVAIGALVGDHVAAQVTSDDRDDILPDGQRAIAEREFRSLRELEASDGDETPEELLADLGDLLWEHAGILRSEESMSDGLETLRELRERTGHIGIDGDRTSLSFELAVDLSFSLTVAEALLLGARERDESRGAHYRTDAPDVDPDWRRNILVDRGDTGLELTTRGVAEPSEAVSEAVDVGYELDYHHLE is encoded by the coding sequence ATGACACCACAGAAGCCATTCGCTGACGGCGAGCAGGCTGCCGACAGTCGGGCGAGCAATGCAGGCCCGGCGGTCGACTACGAGACGGTGTCGGTGCCAGTGCTGGTCGTCGGCGCTGGCGCTGCCGGGGCACGAGTCGCTATCGGGCTCGCCGAGAACGGTGTCGAGCCGCTGGTCATCGGCAAGCGAGACCACGGCGATGCACACACGACATGGGCCGCCGGCGGCATCAACGCCTCGCTGGGGTCGCTTGACCCCGAAGACGACTGGACGATTCACGCCGCGGACACGCTGGACGAGGGCCACTTCATCAACGACCCGAAAGCGGTCGAGCTGACGGCCAAGCATATGCCGGACCGCATCCGGGAACTCGACGACTGGGGGATGCCGTTTGACCGCACCGACGAGGGGAAAATCAATCAGCGGTACTTCGGCGCGCAGTCGTTCCGCCGGACCTGCTTCGTCGGCGACCGCACGGGCGAGGCGATGCTGAATACGCTCGTCGACAAGGCTCAGTCGCTCGAAATTCCCTATCGCGACAACGTGATGATTACGCGCCTGCTGTCGGACGGCGACCGCGTCTACGGCGCGGCCGGCTACGACATGGAGAGCGGCGAGTTCATCCTCTTCGAGTCGGACCACGTCGTTCTGGCGGCGGGTGGCTCCTCCGCCCTGTACAACCGCCACTCCTCACGCGACGAGGAGAACAACGGCGACGGCCCGGCGCTGGCGCTCGACGCCGGCGCGTCGCTGATGGACATGGAGTTCGTGCAGTTCCACCCGACGGGGATGGTTGGCGACCGCTACGGCGAGGACTGGGACGGCCGCCTCGTCACCGAAGCGGTCCGCGGGGAAGGTGGTCGGCTGCTCAATGCCGATGGCGAGCGATTCATGGAAGAGTACTCGCCGGACCAGATGGAACTCGACGCGCGGGACGTGGTGGCCCGCGCCATCGCACAGGAACTCCGCGAGGGCCGTGGAACGGAGAACGGCGGGGTCTATCTGGACATCTCCCATCGCGACGACGAGTACATCAAATCGCGGCTCCCGCGGATGTACGAGCGGTTCATGGACCTCGGCGTCGACATCACCGAGAAGCCGATGGAAGTCGCGCCGACCGCCCACTACTCGATGGGCGGCGTCGACATCGACTTCGAGACCGGCGAGACCGGCGTCGACGGCCTCTACGCCGTCGGCGAGACGGTAGCGGGCGTGCACGGTGCGAACCGCCTCGGCGGGAACTCGCTCGCGGAGACAGTTGCCATCGGCGCGCTCGTCGGCGACCACGTCGCGGCGCAGGTGACAAGCGACGACCGCGACGACATTCTGCCGGACGGGCAACGCGCCATCGCCGAGCGCGAGTTCCGCTCGCTGCGTGAACTAGAGGCGTCGGACGGCGACGAGACGCCAGAGGAGCTGCTAGCAGACCTCGGCGACTTGCTGTGGGAGCACGCCGGCATCCTCCGCTCGGAGGAATCGATGTCGGACGGACTCGAAACGCTCCGCGAGCTCCGTGAACGGACGGGGCATATCGGCATCGATGGCGACCGGACCAGCCTCTCGTTCGAACTCGCCGTCGATCTCTCGTTCAGTCTCACAGTCGCCGAGGCGCTGCTTCTGGGCGCGCGCGAGCGCGACGAGTCCCGCGGCGCACATTACCGAACCGACGCGCCTGACGTCGACCCGGACTGGCGGCGGAACATCCTTGTGGACCGCGGCGACACCGGGCTCGAACTGACGACCCGCGGCGTCGCCGAGCCGAGCGAGGCCGTCAGCGAGGCGGTCGACGTCGGCTACGAACTCGACTACCACCACCTCGAATAG